The following proteins are encoded in a genomic region of Glycine max cultivar Williams 82 chromosome 18, Glycine_max_v4.0, whole genome shotgun sequence:
- the LOC100787189 gene encoding myb-like protein X translates to MSRCFPFPPPGYEKKATAQDVDVLTKEKHREKKHKKEKRDKEKKESKEKRDKEGRDGKHKEKRDKKEKHREKKKDKDKDRDKDKSKTSAAIEKDFPGQAQGPNAGKLHQKEIKPNDKKAILLEDKLTKQFASNNGEKVRENNHLAEENKDSKFLLELDKRIRDNDGGAENQLAQKFTTAGHRKNDGAVRLVTKGSDTWPDGKERLQDKGIDTRKVDRRGIWGESRPVGNATVQNNAGKFHPRVDEMPKSLENNIYKPLEATVEGKERRVKGKKDDKHGDKKKNKEKGKKGHGKDKDRSKEKKKEEKAKENVEHENREQQNKLKESSKAGTIGSNSFTQVSRHSCEKSAVGENLKKRKDIESNGIMHANDSWPSKLPKPSPSLSHLTENGRILEPCQISLQNTSDRLAAASNIKVDNKERKINGIIEALPSTVSSKTPTPIATMPAPVSEASAKPPHPDSKYISQVYSVPKVDEWSDFDDQEWLFGSSHWQGRTPAVKSSEVEDTLQVWAEAVHIKPADIFALPFVIPY, encoded by the exons GAAAAGCACAGagaaaaaaagcataaaaaagagaagagggacaaagagaagaaggaaagtAAGGAAAAGAGAGACAAAGAAGGAAGGGATGGAAAGCATAAGGAAAAGagggacaaaaaagaaaaacacagagaaaaaaagaaagataaggacAAGGACAGAGATAAAGATAAGAGCAAAACCAGTGCTGCAATTGAGAAAGACTTTCCAGGACAAGCTCAGGGTCCCAATGCAGGTAAATTACATCAAAAGGAAATCAAACCAAATGATAAGAAGGCTATTTTACTTGAGGATAAACTCACCAAACAGTTTGCCAGTAACAATGGAGAGAAGGTTAGAGAGAATAATCATTTGGCTGAGGAAAACAAGGATTCTAAATTCCTCCTGGAGTTGGACAAGAGGATTAGGGATAATGATGGAGGAGCTGAGAATCAATTGGCTCAAAAGTTTACAACTGCAGGACACAGAAAGAATGATGGGGCTGTTAGATTGGTTACTAAGGGTAGTGACACCTGGCCTGATGGTAAGGAAAGGCTTCAGGATAAGGGCATTGATACTAGAAAGGTTGATAGGAGAGGAATCTGGGGTGAGTCCCGACCAGTTGGAAATGCAACAGTTCAGAATAATGCTGGAAAATTTCATCCCAGGGTTGATGAAATGCCCAAATCTttggaaaataatatttacaaacCTTTGGAAGCAACAgttgaaggaaaagagaggagggttaaggggaaaaaagatgataaacatggagataaaaagaaaaataaagagaaggggaaaaaaggACATGGGAAGGACAAAGACAGGagtaaagagaagaaaaaggaggAGAAAGCAAAGGAGAATGTTGAACATGAAAACAGAGAGCAGcagaataaattaaaagaaagcaGCAAAGCTGGTACAATAGGTTCAAATTCTTTCACACAGGTTTCCAGGCACAGCTGTGAGAAATCTGCTGTTGGGGAAAATCTCAAGAAACGGAAGGACATTGAATCAAATGGAATTATGCATG CAAATGACAGTTGGCCCAGTAAGTTGCCAAAGCCCTCTCCATCTCTCTCTCATCTCACTGAAAATGGGAGGATATTGGAACCCTGCCAAATTTCCCTTCAGAATACATCTGATAGGCTAGCAGCAGCCTCTAATATCAAGGTTGATAACAAAGAACGCAAGATAAATGGCATCATCGAAGCTCTACCATCCACAGTTTCCTCAAAAACTCCCACTCCCATTGCTACCATGCCAGCTCCAGTCAGTGAAGCATCTGCAAAACCACCTCATCCAGATAGCAAATACATAAGTCAGGTATATTCCGTGCCCAAAGTAGATGAGTGGTCTGATTTTGATGACCAAGAGTGGTTGTTTGGCAGCAGCCATTGGCAAGGAAGAACACCTGCAGTGAAATCTTCAGAGGTTGAGGATACACTACAGGTATGGGCAGAAGCTGTGCATATAAAGCCAGCAGATATTTTTGCTCTGCCATTTGTCATTCCATACTGA